A single region of the Rattus rattus isolate New Zealand chromosome 8, Rrattus_CSIRO_v1, whole genome shotgun sequence genome encodes:
- the LOC116907362 gene encoding olfactory receptor 150-like: MAEGNYSIVSEFVFLGLTEKPELQLPLFLLFLGIYVVILLGNLGMVMLILFSPHLHTPMYFFLSNLSFIDLCQSSVIIPKMLEKFIMVKSVISYAECMAQFYLFDVFVISECHMLSAMAYDRYVAICNPLLYNVTMSYKVCSWMVVAVYSVGLICATGETVCLLRLLFCKGDDLNHYFCDLLPLLEQSCSSTFINEVVALSFSSLNVIVPALNILSSYIFIMASILRIPSTEGRSKAFSTCSSHILAVALFFGSLTFMYLQPSSVSSMDQGKVSSVFYTIVVPMLNPLIYSLRNKDVKVALYKFVGRR; encoded by the coding sequence ATGGCAGAAGGAAATTACTCCATTGTGAGTGAATTTGTCTTCCTTGGATTAACAGAGAAGCCAGAGCTGCAGCTgcccctgttcctcctcttcctaggAATCTATGTAGTCATACTCCTAGGAAACCTGGGCATGGTCATGCTAATCCTCTTCAGTCCTCACCTGCACACCCCTATGTACTTCTTTCTCAGTAATCTATCTTTCATTGACCTCTGCCAGTCCAGTGTCATAATTCCAAAAATGCTGGAGAAATTTATCAtggtgaagagtgtcatttcttATGCAGAGTGCATGGCCCAGTTTTACTTATTTGATGTATTTGTTATTTCAGAGTGTCACATGCTTTCTGCCATGGCATATGACCGCTATGTTGCCATCTGTAACCCCTTGCTGTATAATGTTACCATGTCCTACAAAGTGTGTTCCTGGATGGTGGTGGCGGTGTATAGTGTAGGCTTGATTTGTGCCACAGGTGAAACAGTCTGCCTGCTTAGACTGCTTTTCTGCAAAGGTGATGACCTAAACCACTACTTCTGTGATCTTTTACCACTGCTGGAACAATCCTGCTCCAGTACATTTATCAATGAAGTAGTAGCACTGTCTTTCAGTTCACTTAACGTTATTGTCCCTGCTCTGAACATCCTCAGCTCCTACATCTTCATCATGGCCAGCATCCTCCGCATTCCTTCCACTGAGGGCAGATCCAAAGCCTTCAGCACTTGCAGTTCCCACATCTTGGCTGTTGCTCTCTTCTTTGGCTCTTTAACATTCATGTACCTTCAGCCCTCATCAGTCAGCTCCATGGACCAAGGGAAAGTGTCCTCTGTGTTTTACACCATTGTTGTGCCCATGCTGAACCCTCTGATCTATAgtctgaggaacaaggatgtcAAAGTTGCCTTGTACAAGTTTGTAGGAAGAAGATAA